A portion of the Drosophila innubila isolate TH190305 chromosome 3L unlocalized genomic scaffold, UK_Dinn_1.0 0_D_3L, whole genome shotgun sequence genome contains these proteins:
- the LOC117788359 gene encoding lariat debranching enzyme gives MKIAIEGCAHGELERIYDTIEGIEKERNIKIDLLLCCGDFQSTRNVTDLQTMAVPRKYMDMCTFYKYYSGERLAPILTIFIGGNHEASNYLQELPYGGWVAPNIYYLGYAGVVNVNGIRIAGISGIYKGHDFLRGHHEFPPYTEQTCRSVYHVRQLEVFRLQQLSGKVDIFMSHDWPRGIQEYGNKAQLLRFKPHFAEDIGSGQLGSRPLEELLKVVQPTYWFAAHLHCKFAALVQHKKNARRNEYADEDSASSDSELEEHDNGDSLETHTPAVTKFLALDKCLPKRRFLQVLDMPTREEETTQLKLEYDLEWLTILYTTNHLISVKDYNYYLPGKKAGSMEERCNFTPTTEELSHISNKFSNLEVPLNFCRTASTFDPVEQQNFKHLYVEQPKAQLNPQCTEFCALLGIDDPLCLAMLANGKQLPQTFSFKQSPAKINTPNTTVVESTEPVAVLATSKRKLNLMLPALKVSELEKNVIELPVEQEADEKPSIVPVTQDAKEEIAPICVSPNLKKLKRRNQSIYQSEDNGEII, from the exons ATGAAGATTGCCATTGAAGGATGCGCCCACGGCGAACTGGAGCGCATTTATGATACAATTGAAGGTATCGAAAAAGAGCGCAATATCAAAATCGACTTGCTTCTCTGTTGCGGCGACTTTCAGTCAACCCGTAATGTTACGGATTTACAAACGATGGCTGTTCCACGTAAATACATGGACATGTGTACGTTTTACAA ATATTACAGTGGAGAGCGTTTGGCGCCAATTCTCACAATCTTCATTGGCGGAAATCACGAGGCATCAAACTATTTACAGGAATTACCTTACGGCGGTTGGGTTGCTCCAAATATCTATTACCTGGGATATGCGGGCgttgtgaatgtgaatggcATTCGTATTGCTGGAATTAGTGGCATCTACAAGGGACATGACTTTTTGCGCGGTCATCATGAGTTTCCGCCGTATACGGAGCAAACGTGTCGCAGCGTCTACCATGTGCGTCAATTAGAAGTGTTTCGTTTGCAGCAGCTCTCGGGCAAAGTGGACATTTTCATGTCACACGATTGGCCCAGGGGCATCCAAGAGTATGGCAATAAAGCGCAATTGCTACGCTTTAAGCCACACTTTGCCGAGGACATTGGCAGCGGACAACTTGGGAGTCGTCCGCTAGAGGAGCTCCTAAAAGTGGTGCAGCCCACATATTGGTTTGCAGCGCATTTACACTGCAAATTCGCAGCGCTGGTACAACACAAGAAAAACGCTAGGAGAAATGAATATGCGGATGAGGATTCCGCTTCCTCCGATAGTGAACTGGAGGAGCATGATAACGGAGACAGCTTGGAGACGCATACCCCAGCGGTTACCAAGTTTTTGGCACTAGATAAATGTCTGCCCAAGCGACGTTTCCTACAAGTGCTGGACATGCCAACGAGGGAAGAGGAAACGACTCAATTAAAGCTGGAATATGACCTGGAATGGCTAACAATATTGTACACAACGAATCATCTGATATCGGTCAAGGATTACAATTACTATTTGCCAGGAAAAAAGGCGGGATCCATGGAGGAGCGCTGTAATTTTACACCAACCACAGAAGAATTATCGCATATAAGCAACAAATTCAGTAATCTTGAGGTGCCGTTGAACTTTTGCCGCACTGCGTCCACATTTGATCCCGTTGAGCAACAGAATTTTAAGCACTTGTATGTGGAACAACCAAAAGCACAACTGAATCCACAGTGCACGGAATTTTGTGCACTATTAGGCATTGATGATCCACTATGCTTGGCCATGCTGGCTAATGGCAAGCAACTACCTCAGACTTTCAGCTTTAAGCAGAGTCCAGCAAAGATCAATACTCCAAATACCACCGTGGTTGAGTCCACAGAACCCGTAGCCGTATTGGCCACatccaaaagaaaattaaatttaatgctcCCAGCTCTGAAAGTGTCTGAACTGGAAAAAAACGTAATTGAGCTGCCAGTTGAGCAGGAGGCAGATGAAAAACCATCAATTGTCCCAGTTACACAGGACGCCAAGGAGGAGATTGCTCCTATTTGTGTCAGTCCAAATCTGAAAAAGCTCAAGAGGAGAAATCAAAGCATTTATCAATCTGAAGATAATGGCGAGATTATCTGA
- the LOC117788360 gene encoding 2-aminoethanethiol dioxygenase, producing MTSHFMSVLRQAFKTFDRANLASFNSNLQHLKQLTDQLTYRDLHIKEELFREVIDSVDSVRSAPCTYMHIFEDERFSMSLFIVRGGNSIPLHDHPMMYGLLRCLWGKLHVQSYSQLLAADDPLTYDTNPTLVKVIAEEPCLVTTETSSALLTPRKRNYHQITQAGSGSEDGNGIAAFFDILSPPYDANMPIFGPRRCRFYRPNSESQSLADHLELQCIPSPSSYYCDLTDTPKSVLQCGFICAAEAFAVNVTDVQ from the coding sequence ATGACGTCCCATTTTATGAGCGTGCTGCGCCAGGCCTTCAAGACATTTGACCGAGCCAATCTTGCTAGCTTCAATTCGAATCTACAGCATTTGAAGCAGTTAACGGATCAGCTAACATATCGGGACTTACACATTAAGGAGGAGTTGTTTCGTGAGGTCATTGACAGTGTTGACAGTGTTCGCTCGGCACCCTGCACCTATATGCACATCTTTGAGGATGAACGCTTCTCGATGAGTTTGTTTATTGTGCGTGGCGGCAACTCGATTCCATTGCATGATCATCCCATGATGTACGGTTTGCTGCGTTGCCTTTGGGGAAAACTGCATGTGCAAAGCTATTCCCAGCTGTTGGCTGCTGACGATCCCTTGACCTATGACACGAATCCCACGCTGGTCAAGGTCATCGCTGAGGAGCCCTGTCTGGTTACAACAGAAACATCAAGTGCATTGCTTACGCCACGTAAACGCAACTATCATCAGATAACACAAGCCGGAAGCGGAAGTGAAGACGGAAATGGCATTGCTGCCTTTTTCGATATTCTAAGTCCACCTTATGATGCCAATATGCCGATCTTTGGGCCACGCCGTTGCCGTTTCTATCGCCCCAACTCCGAATCCCAATCTTTAGCTGATCATCTAGAGCTGCAATGCATTCCTTCACCATCCAGCTATTATTGTGATTTAACCGATACGCCCAAATCGGTGCTGCAATGCGGTTTTATATGCGCCGCCGAAGCATTTGCCGTCAATGTGACCGACGTTCAGTGA
- the LOC117787272 gene encoding uncharacterized protein LOC117787272 has translation MSFASKLLKSSDRLWNGLSAARSFHGLMRSTIIGSSPTSDHISIGQQLVPATNTAGLLAPLNALVQQVAGFKVKGRLKRRCSDCYVVVRQERGYVICPTHPRHKQMSMKKRDYKSWILTHATQSKERGF, from the coding sequence ATGTCTTTTGCAAGCAAACTACTGAAATCCAGCGACCGTCTATGGAATGGATTAAGCGCCGCGCGTAGTTTCCATGGTCTAATGCGTTCCACAATCATTGGATCATCTCCAACTTCGGATCACATCTCAATTGGTCAACAATTGGTGCCGGCTACAAATACAGCTGGATTACTTGCGCCTTTAAATGCACTAGTTCAGCAGGTGGCAGGATTCAAGGTCAAGGGTCGCCTAAAGCGTCGATGCAGTGATTGCTATGTTGTGGTGCGCCAGGAACGCGGTTATGTCATCTGTCCAACACATCCGCGCCACAAGCAAATGTCTATGAAGAAACGTGACTACAAGTCCTGGATCCTGACTCACGCCACACAGTCCAAGGAGAGgggcttttaa